DNA sequence from the Sulfurimonas sp. HSL3-1 genome:
AGTGAAAATTTATACTATCTTTAAACATCTCTTGCAGGTGATGTGCAGAATACTCAGAAGGCCCACACACAATGATCTCACTAGGTATATTGGGGGATTTTTCACATGTTTTTCGTAGGCTCTCAAGACAATTTATTAAAACTGGTTCTTCGCTTTTCGAGCCAGAAAATACCACGCCGAATGTCACGCCTGTATTGGAATAGCTAGATGAACGTAATTTCTTGACTTCAATCTCATTCTCACTAAGCTTGAGAGGTTCAACTTCCCCACCTAACGTTTTGAACAATTCTCGCTTTGTTTGCCAAAAATCTTTTTTAATTTCACGTTCGGTATACCCATCGTACGAAGAGTCTTTTATAATAATGCTGCCGTTGCTCGAAACGTTCCAAAAAGCGTACTTAATAGCCCAACGAAGAACACCTTGTTTTTTTATCTTGGCTTTATCGATAACAACTTTATCAAAAGGTGCAAATTGAAGATATCTAAATCGTAAATTTTCGATATCTTCAATGGACTTGATTGTGAAGGTCATCTCACCCTACTTTGATAATTTATTTCAAAATCATTCAGTTCTTCCGGAGTTCCCAAAACCCAATGTTCCTCAGCCATGTTGATAATAAACTTCTTGCCTTCGCTTATCAAATCGTTATACATAGGGGCAATATAGAACTCTCCTTTTGTCAATACTTCGCTTTCTATATGTTTTTTCGCAACATCTACAAAATCCGAAGCCCTTTTGAAATGATACAAACCAGTCAGTGCATAATTTGAAATTGCAACCTTCTCAGCAGTTTCCACTACATAGCCATTCTCATCCAGTTTTGCAAAACTAAACCTGTCTTCGTTACTATGAAAAGCGCCCAACACACCATCGCAATCTTCTCGTAATAGATCGTATTTCAGACTCGGGGCATAAACATGGGTATCAATATTGAAAATAACCAGATCTTTGTCTGGCTCAAAGAACTCTTCACCCATCATAACTGTTTCAGCCTGTCCTCTAGTCACTTTATCCAGAAAAAGTATTTCTAGTTTTTTTACTCTGTCTGCATAAAGCTTTTTTATAACACTATCTATGGAATATTTTTCTTTGTGCTCTTTCAAACCTATAAAAATAAGTGAATCACATATTTCCAATGGCAAAGAGTCAACTGACCATTCAAGGAGTGTCTTGCCGTGAGCTTCAATTAACATCTTCGGCATCTCATAACCAGCTTTTTGAAAGCGGGAGCCTTTCCCGGCCATTGGAATCACAAAAGTCACTCGTCACCCCTTACACTTTTTTCATGAGACTGCGGAAGGTTCTGCCCATCTCCATCAATTTCTGTCCAGTTATTAAAGCGGTATGCATTATCATCGATGTAGATATCAGCCCAAGGTTTTCCGAAGTGTATTTCGTCGTACTCTACACCATGTTTTTCAAGCCATTCTAAAGTGACCTGAGCAACGCGCTGCTGCACAAGTCCTACATTACCCTGACATGTTTTCATATGCCGTGCCGTCAAAATAATGATGTAATGACCAAAACTTTTTAGTTCGTTAATTCTTTCAATTGCACCTGCTATAGGCTCTACATCTGCATATGTCTGGCCTGGCTGTTTGAGCTGACAGATTACACCATCCAAATCGATACATATTCGTTTTATTTTCATGTGTTTATCCCCAATGACTGATTTAAAAGTACAATGCCGTGCACATAGAATGCGACTTGCCTATCTGGGTCCTCATTATGAAGCGGTGGCATTGAAAGGAATAGGAGTGCAGTTAAAAACAGAATGTCATTTACGCTATAGCCAAGTTCTTCTATCAGTTTTTTGTTCAAATGCTCAAGCAGCTCATGAGTCTCCCGCTTATGCACACTGAAATTGACAGTGTTATCATCCTCAATATCAAGGGTGAAAAGTTTGGCGATAAAATAGTCATAACGCCCAATAATCGAATGCGTCAGTTTGGCCAAGTCATATTTGCTGTCGCCGTAAATTCCAACACATTCTGATCCAAAGCTTCCTCGTGCATCGATCAGCCGGATGATGCCACTTTTATGATCATAAAGAATATTATTAAAACAATAATCACCGTGCATAATACAAAAATCATTTTCATCATAGAGTTCTTCAAGACGTTTGGAAATAGTCTCTTTGAGTACAGGAAAATTTTTGTAGCGAACGTTGTTAATTGTCAACTCATCATTCTGAAGTATAAATCTACGATTGTCTGACAGTTGATGCATAAATTTGTCAACTCTGTCTAGTAGTTTACCCTCATAAAATCTTTTATAGGCCTTCATCCCAATCGAAAACGAGTGCTTTTTAAACTGTTTCAACGGCTGTGTTAACGCCTTAAAGGCTTTTTCCCACATCCCGTTGGAAAGATTCCAGTAAAGCATGTACTCAGCCATGGTCGGATAGCCGTAATACTCGATTTTAGCACTGGCACGCTCTTCAAAAAAAGAACTCCCGATAATCCGAGGGAAAAACACCTGAATCTCATGTGGTAAAAGATGCATAAATTCAATTTCATCTTTAAACTTCTTATTATTTGTGGAATGTTTTTCCAAAATACCTTTATCTGAATGAATTTGAATTGCATTAAATGACCTGGATGCAATCAATTTTGCCTTTGACTCATAAAAGTTTATTTCATGACCACAGTCGATCCAATCGACTGTTTGATATGTGAGTCCGTGTTTGCCTTCAATCATTCTGACTACTTCTAGCAGATCTGTCATAGTTGTAGAACGACTCAATGCATCAACCATCCATGCCTTTGAGGTTCTTAAGACCCCTGTAAATGCATGAGACTTTTCAAGTGGCAGCGTCCCTTTAACAAAAAATTCAATCGTATCACTACGAGGCGTGACCAATGAAAAGTCCGCATTTTCATAAGTTGCAATAGACAAAAACACTTCATTTTGTTCAGGAATTTTGGTCGGTATTGTCGTCACTGGGTTGATAATAAGATCTTCACTCATACTATTTTCATTGAGTACAATAGCAATTGTCTCATTTATACCGCTAGACTCTCCTATCTTCACCAATGAAACATTTTGAAGGTAATACTTTAAATGTGTTCTTACCTCATCTTCATCGTATTCATTTATCACTAGATAAATTCTACTTTCAGGAAGAAATTCTTGATAAAATTCAATGATATTAGATGCTGCTGTTCTAGTATTCACTGGGACAAGGGCTGGGGAACTAAATGCATAATCAAGAAAATGATTCTTATTTTTCAGACTCCCTGCAGCCAAAATAATTACTGATATATCCTTATAATTTTTGGTATGTTTCATACTATCTTCCATGTTGACAGATCCCTATCTATCATCTTTTCCAAATGCTCTATATCTTCTTTGAAATAGGGAAAGAATTTTATTTTATCGCTTGAAGACAGCATCGGTATATTGTGTGTCAACAAAAATTTTTCTTTTATCAGCTCTTTTAAATTAATAGGTATAACACCAAGTATTTTTTTATAAAATTTATTTTTTCTTGCTTTTGCAAATATCGAATATCTCATTACACTTTTTGTCTCATTATATTTTTTTTCAGTATCAATACTCATTCTTTCAACTTGCAAAAAATCAAAAATCTCATCCAATATTTGTTGCGTGTTTCTTTTTACATCATCAAACAAAATTATTTTGATTTGATCTTTTGGAAACAATTCAAAATATTTCGCAAGTTGTCGAGAATACAGTCCAAGTTCCAAATATAAAAAAGAATTTCCCCATTGTCTCTTTGCCACCTCTTGGTCTTGTTTTACAGCTTCAGAAAATGTTGCTCTCATGGCCCTACCATCTCTGAAATCCATTAACCAATGAGAAAAAGCCCTCTCAACAGGGTTTCTCAAAAAAAATACTAATTTTGCGTCAGGATTAAACTTAAAAATTTCTTCTGCGGCATCATGACTCCATAAATAAAATACACTACTTTCTCCTATAATTTTTTCAGAAGAAACTCCTTTAAACAAAGCCAAATAATCTTCTTCCTCTTCTATACAAAAAGCAGCGTGCTTTGATGGCAAAGGATCGTGTGATAAATACTCTTTAATATCAAAACAATCTTGAATCTTAAATCTTGAATCAAAATTTTTGCATCTAATATCTTTACTAAAATAGTGAGGTTCCTTGATAGGAGACATAAATATGGAGGGATGCTGGTCTAAATAATTATGAAATGAAGTTGTACCTGTTTTTGGTGCTCCACCAATGAAAAAGTTTGGTAATGAATTCATTTTCTTCCCCTTAAGCTTGGTATGTAAGAAATATAAAAGCCATGTTTTCTTTTAATATATACAGATGCAAGAATATTCCAAAATATCATACTGGTCATACTTGCAAAAGCAGCACCCTCTATTCCATGTGAAGGGATTAAAAGAAAATTCAGAATGATATTGAGTGCAGCAGCAAAAATTACAATATTTTGAAAGATTTTTTGATCACCAGTCATATCCAAAAAGTAGCCCACTGATCCTGCAGCAGCGTTAATAAACTGACCAATTGAAAGGAAAATAAGTGCATAATAACCTCTGCTAAAGGATTCTCCAAAAATTGACAATACATAATGCCCAGCAAATATGTAAACAAGAATTAAAGGTAACGTCATCCAAAAAATTAGTTTAGAAGACTTCTGTGCTACTTCTTTTAAATCTTCTAAATTATTTGAGTGATAGAGCTGTGAGAACTTGGGTGCTGCCATTGAATTGATGGCATTTAATATGAAGCTTGTAAGTAAAGCCATCTTTAATGTAATAGCATAGATACCTACATCAGTTTCATTCCTCATAATTCCAAGCATAATTATGTCTGTTTGAGAAATGACTAAATGCATCACAGCAGTTAAAAACATAGGAAAAGAAAGTGAAAAAATTTCAGCTTTCTTGATCTGGGGCACTGTGCTATGATTCTTAGAAACTCTGCCTTTAAAGGTTGACCGGATTATATAGAAGAGGATGAGTGCAGTTATTAGACTAGTTGCAAAAATAATGTATACAGGATTATCTCGATTATAAAACACTACCGTAGTCACAATCAATAAAATAAGGGTAATAATGGAAGGGATCAATTGCATTAAAGCGAATAGATCTATTTTTTGTATAGCTCTCAATGTATCCGTATTCAATATATTTAATGTTGAAATTACAATGAAAGGTGCTGCTATTAAAAAATATTCCTGCAAATAGTCTTTATGAAAAATATATTCGGCTATAAAAGAAGAGGATATAAACAATACTATCCCAGCACAAATAGAAATCATAAATACAATCAATCTTGTCTTATTGTAAATAATGTATGCTGCGGTCTCAGAATGCTTTTCTGTATATTCAGGAATCAATCGCAAAATTGATGTATTATGACCCATTAAGCCAACAATTCCAAAAATAAGTAAAATAGAATTAATTATTGCAACAATTCCCACTACATCTGGGCCGTAGTATCTCGCTATTATCAAACTTGATATCAAGCCAAAACCTGTTGCAAGTACTTTCGCAGAAAAGGCCAGAATACTTCCTCTGATTATTTCTTTAAAATGCTTGTTGAAGTTAAATCGGTTTCTCAATTTTAAATTCATAAAAATTCTATTTCCCACATTTTTGACAGCTAACTTCGTTAGACAATCCCATTACCAGGGTTGTTTATTTTTTTCTTACATTCATTTCGATATTTCTTTAAATACCATTCAACCGTCTTGATGATCCCACTTTCAAAGTCTTCATCTGCCCTCCAGCCCAATTCTGTTTCAATTTTTGTCGCATCGATGGCATAACGGCGGTCATGCCCGGCGCGGTCCTCGACGTAGCGGATCAGCTCCTTGTAGCTCCCTGCTGCTGTCGGCTTTAATTCATCCAGGATCTCGCACACCTTGTCGGCGATGTAATTATTGGTCCGTTCGTTTCGTCCGCCGATGTTGTAGACCTCACCATTTTTGCCCATATGGTAGACAAGGTCGATCCCCTTGCAGTGGTCCAGCACGTAGAGCCAGTCGCGGATGTTCTTGCCGTCACCGTAGATGGGGATTTCATCCCCTGCAAGTGCTTTGCGGATGATTGTCGGAATGAGCTTCTCGTCATGCTGCTTCGGACCGTAGTTGTTAGAGCAGTTTGTAATGACCGTGTTCATCCCGTAGGTGTGGTGGTAGCTGCGAACGACCATATCGCTGCCTGCTTTGGAAGCACTGTAGGGAGAGTTAGGCGCGTAAGGGGTCTCTTCGGTAAAGAGCCCCTCTGCCCCAAGTGTACCGTAGACTTCATCGGTTGAGATGTGGTGGAAACGGCACCCCTCATACCCCTCCTTATAAACAAAAGGTTTTTCCATCCACTGCTTGTAGGCGACATCGATAAGAGTGAAGGTTCCGTTAACGTTCGTTTGGACAAAGACGCCCGGGTTCTTGATGGAGTTGTCCACGTGGCTCTCAGCCGCAAAATGGATAACGCCACGGATATCGTAGGTAGTGAAGATGTATTCGACTAGTTCACGGTTGCAAATGTCGCCTTTGACAAAGGTGTGACGCTCGTCGCCCTCAACCTCTTTGAGATTGTCCAGGTTCCCGGCATAGGTCAGCAGGTCCAGGTTGACAATGTGGTAGTCGGGGTATTTATCCAGGAAATAGGGAACGAAATTTGAACCAATAAAACCGGCGCAGCCGGTCACCAAAATTGATTTCATTAATTTATACCTCTAGCTTTAATTTCATCAATACACTCTCTCAGTGAATCACGCCAATAGGGCAATTCAATATTGAAATCACGTTGTATTTTTGTCTTATCCATTACGCTATATGCAGGTCTCAT
Encoded proteins:
- a CDS encoding glycosyltransferase family 2 protein produces the protein MTFVIPMAGKGSRFQKAGYEMPKMLIEAHGKTLLEWSVDSLPLEICDSLIFIGLKEHKEKYSIDSVIKKLYADRVKKLEILFLDKVTRGQAETVMMGEEFFEPDKDLVIFNIDTHVYAPSLKYDLLREDCDGVLGAFHSNEDRFSFAKLDENGYVVETAEKVAISNYALTGLYHFKRASDFVDVAKKHIESEVLTKGEFYIAPMYNDLISEGKKFIINMAEEHWVLGTPEELNDFEINYQSRVR
- a CDS encoding 5' nucleotidase, NT5C type, whose protein sequence is MKIKRICIDLDGVICQLKQPGQTYADVEPIAGAIERINELKSFGHYIIILTARHMKTCQGNVGLVQQRVAQVTLEWLEKHGVEYDEIHFGKPWADIYIDDNAYRFNNWTEIDGDGQNLPQSHEKSVRGDE
- a CDS encoding sulfotransferase, with protein sequence MNSLPNFFIGGAPKTGTTSFHNYLDQHPSIFMSPIKEPHYFSKDIRCKNFDSRFKIQDCFDIKEYLSHDPLPSKHAAFCIEEEEDYLALFKGVSSEKIIGESSVFYLWSHDAAEEIFKFNPDAKLVFFLRNPVERAFSHWLMDFRDGRAMRATFSEAVKQDQEVAKRQWGNSFLYLELGLYSRQLAKYFELFPKDQIKIILFDDVKRNTQQILDEIFDFLQVERMSIDTEKKYNETKSVMRYSIFAKARKNKFYKKILGVIPINLKELIKEKFLLTHNIPMLSSSDKIKFFPYFKEDIEHLEKMIDRDLSTWKIV
- a CDS encoding flippase, coding for MNLKLRNRFNFNKHFKEIIRGSILAFSAKVLATGFGLISSLIIARYYGPDVVGIVAIINSILLIFGIVGLMGHNTSILRLIPEYTEKHSETAAYIIYNKTRLIVFMISICAGIVLFISSSFIAEYIFHKDYLQEYFLIAAPFIVISTLNILNTDTLRAIQKIDLFALMQLIPSIITLILLIVTTVVFYNRDNPVYIIFATSLITALILFYIIRSTFKGRVSKNHSTVPQIKKAEIFSLSFPMFLTAVMHLVISQTDIIMLGIMRNETDVGIYAITLKMALLTSFILNAINSMAAPKFSQLYHSNNLEDLKEVAQKSSKLIFWMTLPLILVYIFAGHYVLSIFGESFSRGYYALIFLSIGQFINAAAGSVGYFLDMTGDQKIFQNIVIFAAALNIILNFLLIPSHGIEGAAFASMTSMIFWNILASVYIKRKHGFYISYIPSLRGRK
- the rfbB gene encoding dTDP-glucose 4,6-dehydratase, producing the protein MKSILVTGCAGFIGSNFVPYFLDKYPDYHIVNLDLLTYAGNLDNLKEVEGDERHTFVKGDICNRELVEYIFTTYDIRGVIHFAAESHVDNSIKNPGVFVQTNVNGTFTLIDVAYKQWMEKPFVYKEGYEGCRFHHISTDEVYGTLGAEGLFTEETPYAPNSPYSASKAGSDMVVRSYHHTYGMNTVITNCSNNYGPKQHDEKLIPTIIRKALAGDEIPIYGDGKNIRDWLYVLDHCKGIDLVYHMGKNGEVYNIGGRNERTNNYIADKVCEILDELKPTAAGSYKELIRYVEDRAGHDRRYAIDATKIETELGWRADEDFESGIIKTVEWYLKKYRNECKKKINNPGNGIV